The nucleotide window CCTGGGTTTCGGCATCCTGAACTGCTTTCTCCTCCATCTTATCACCCTGATTTACCATATTCTTTTTCTTTCCGGCGTGTTCGTGCCTGTGTTCAACACTTTTGTCCTTACCAGTCATTTAAAATTAATTTGCGATTGATAAAATGTGTTTTTTTACCCTCAAAATGCCTGCCATTCTAAAGAATAAGACATTTTGACAGGTCTTTTTCTTTACCTAACGAAATGAAGTCAGTTTAAGGAGTTCAGATTCAAATCTAAACTCCCTTTCTCCGGGTCTCCCCCTCTCCCTCTCTTTTTTCCGGGTCTCCCCTTCGCCCTCTCTTCTTCTCGGGGTCTCCCCGTCTTCTTCTTATCTCAAAAGACTCTCCATCATCTGTCCCAGTGCTTCTGAACGCAAATTGGTTGCAATAATAATCCCGTCGGAATCAATGAGGAAATTCGTAGGAATAGCCTGTACTTTATATAAAGCCGCCGGAGCCGAATTCCAGCCCTGCAGATCACTTACATGGTTTTGCCATAAAAGGCCGTCGGTTTTTATGCCGTTGGTCCATGCACTTTTGTCGGTATCAAGCGACACGCTGTAAATGGTGAATCCATTGCCACGGGTAAATCGCTTGTCGCTATATTTTTTATAAACATTCACTACGTTCGGGTTTTCCATCCTGCAGGGGCCGCACCAGGATGCCCAGAAATCGATCAATACAATCTTTCCGCGCAGGGATGACAGGGAAATTTCTTTTCCTTCGGGGGATTTAAAACTAAGCTCGGGAGCACGCTGCCCTACTTCAATCCCGGTTGTAACGTTGCTCGCTACAAGAGTGGATGCGCTCAGATTGCCTTCTTCTGCTGTTTTATCGGATTTCCGTCCTGAACATGCCGATAGTACGATAACTAAACTTACAAAAACACAAGTTGACTTCTTTATTCTCATATGAGTTGTTTTGATTTGCAAAGGTAGTACTTTTTTGGGAAGAGATACTGGATGTCGTGCTGGATACTGGATCAATAGCCCCGGCCTTCAGGCCGGGGAAATGTAACCATACACTGCCGTCGAATGTGTCAATAAGACGCATCTGACCCGGAGCGATTAAAAATAATCAACCCCGGCCTGAAGGCCGGGGCTATTCAAACTCTGGACTGATCCCTAAATCGTAAAATCGTAAAATCGTAAATCGTAAAATCGTAAATCGTAAATCAGATTAATACGTTAACCCGAACCCAAACGCATACAGCGGTTTTTCAGAATCGTGCGGTAAATCCTCCAGTTGCTTCTTCACCGCACTCATCGA belongs to Bacteroidales bacterium and includes:
- a CDS encoding TlpA disulfide reductase family protein; this translates as MRIKKSTCVFVSLVIVLSACSGRKSDKTAEEGNLSASTLVASNVTTGIEVGQRAPELSFKSPEGKEISLSSLRGKIVLIDFWASWCGPCRMENPNVVNVYKKYSDKRFTRGNGFTIYSVSLDTDKSAWTNGIKTDGLLWQNHVSDLQGWNSAPAALYKVQAIPTNFLIDSDGIIIATNLRSEALGQMMESLLR